Proteins encoded by one window of Haloarcula pelagica:
- the katG gene encoding catalase/peroxidase HPI produces MSKTNRDWWPDQLNVDVLDQNAEHVDPMGEEFDYAAEFQKLDLDEVKADIEDVMTTSQDWWPADYDHYGPLFIRMAWHSAGTYRTNDGRGGAAEGMQRLPPLNSWPDNANLDKARRLLWPVKQKYGQKLSWADLIILAGNVAIESMGAKTLGFAGGREDAYKPDEAVDWGPEDEMETNERFEEPGEIQEGLGASVMGLIYVNPEGPDGNPDPELSAKNIRQTFSRMAMNDKETAALIAGGHTFGKVHGADDPEENVGPEPEAAPIEKQGLGWEHEGAKQGAMITSGIEGPWTSSPIEWDMGYVNNLLEYEWAAQKGPGGAWQWTPVDDDIESAPDAHDPDEEVTPMMLTTDIALKRDPDYREVMEEFQDNPMEFGINFARAWYKLTHRDMGPPERFLGPEVPDEEMLWQDPLPDADYGTIDADAAEDLKAELLDSELSTAQLVKTAWAAASTYRDSDKRGGANGARLRLEPQRSWEVNEPEQLETVLDTLEDIQQAFNESRSDGTRVSLADLIVLGGNAAVEQAAAEAGYDIEVPFEPGRVDATAEQTDVDSFEALKPKVDGFRNYVPDEVDQPAEELLVDRAELLNLTAAEMTVLVGGMRALGATYQDTDLGVFTDEPGTLTNDFFTTLLTMDTEWEPVSESGELFEGYDRETGDHVRDASRVDLVFGSNSRLRSIAEVYGADDAEEKFVEDFVDAWHKVMTLDRFDLD; encoded by the coding sequence ATGAGTAAGACAAATCGCGACTGGTGGCCGGACCAGTTGAACGTCGACGTTCTCGACCAGAACGCCGAACATGTCGATCCGATGGGCGAGGAGTTCGACTACGCAGCGGAGTTCCAGAAACTCGATCTCGACGAGGTGAAAGCCGACATCGAGGACGTGATGACGACCTCCCAGGACTGGTGGCCGGCCGACTACGATCACTACGGACCGCTGTTCATCCGGATGGCCTGGCACAGCGCCGGGACCTACCGGACCAACGACGGCCGCGGCGGCGCGGCCGAGGGGATGCAGCGGCTCCCGCCGCTGAACAGTTGGCCCGACAACGCGAACCTCGACAAGGCCCGGCGGCTGCTCTGGCCCGTCAAGCAGAAGTACGGCCAGAAACTCTCGTGGGCCGACCTGATCATCCTGGCGGGGAACGTCGCCATCGAGTCGATGGGCGCCAAGACGCTCGGGTTCGCCGGCGGGCGCGAGGACGCCTACAAGCCCGACGAAGCCGTCGACTGGGGCCCCGAAGACGAGATGGAGACGAACGAGCGCTTCGAGGAACCCGGCGAGATCCAGGAGGGACTCGGCGCGTCCGTGATGGGACTCATCTACGTGAACCCGGAGGGTCCCGACGGCAACCCCGACCCCGAACTGTCCGCGAAGAACATCCGCCAGACCTTCTCACGGATGGCGATGAACGACAAGGAGACGGCCGCGCTCATCGCCGGCGGTCACACCTTCGGGAAGGTCCACGGCGCGGACGACCCCGAGGAGAACGTGGGCCCCGAACCCGAAGCCGCCCCGATCGAGAAACAGGGGCTGGGCTGGGAACACGAGGGCGCGAAGCAGGGAGCGATGATCACGAGCGGTATCGAAGGTCCCTGGACCAGTTCACCGATCGAGTGGGACATGGGCTACGTCAACAACCTGCTCGAATACGAGTGGGCGGCACAGAAGGGTCCCGGCGGCGCCTGGCAGTGGACGCCGGTCGACGACGACATCGAGAGCGCGCCGGACGCGCACGACCCCGACGAGGAGGTCACGCCGATGATGCTCACCACCGACATCGCGCTGAAGCGTGACCCCGACTACCGGGAGGTCATGGAGGAGTTCCAGGACAACCCGATGGAGTTCGGGATCAACTTCGCGCGGGCCTGGTACAAACTCACCCACCGCGACATGGGCCCGCCCGAACGGTTCCTCGGGCCGGAGGTCCCCGACGAGGAGATGCTGTGGCAGGACCCGCTGCCCGACGCCGACTACGGGACGATCGATGCGGACGCCGCCGAGGACCTGAAGGCCGAACTGCTCGACTCCGAACTCTCGACCGCGCAGCTCGTCAAGACCGCCTGGGCCGCCGCGTCGACCTACCGCGACAGCGACAAGCGCGGCGGCGCCAACGGCGCCCGTCTCCGGCTCGAACCCCAGCGGAGCTGGGAGGTCAACGAGCCCGAGCAACTGGAGACGGTGCTCGACACGCTCGAAGACATCCAGCAGGCGTTCAACGAGTCCCGTTCGGACGGGACCCGCGTCTCGCTGGCCGACCTGATCGTGCTGGGCGGGAACGCGGCCGTCGAGCAGGCGGCGGCCGAGGCCGGCTACGACATCGAGGTGCCGTTCGAACCGGGCCGCGTCGACGCCACGGCCGAGCAGACCGACGTGGACTCGTTCGAGGCGCTCAAGCCGAAAGTCGACGGGTTCCGCAACTACGTCCCCGACGAGGTCGACCAGCCGGCAGAGGAACTGCTCGTCGACAGGGCGGAGCTGCTGAACCTCACCGCCGCCGAGATGACGGTGCTTGTCGGCGGCATGCGGGCGCTGGGTGCGACCTATCAGGACACGGACCTGGGCGTGTTCACCGACGAACCCGGGACGCTGACGAACGACTTCTTCACCACCCTGCTCACCATGGACACGGAGTGGGAACCGGTGTCGGAGTCCGGCGAGCTGTTCGAAGGGTACGACCGCGAGACGGGCGACCACGTGCGGGACGCGAGCCGCGTCGACCTCGTCTTCGGGTCGAACTCCCGGCTGCGCTCCATCGCCGAGGTGTACGGCGCCGACGACGCCGAGGAGAAGTTCGTCGAGGACTTCGTCGACGCCTGGCACAAGGTGATGACGCTGGATCGGTTCGACCTCGACTGA
- a CDS encoding CPBP family intramembrane glutamic endopeptidase, which produces MSSSTRDDRAGSRRDSVAVVVGLLVSLFGAPLLGLLDLPRWADATATRSFLANSLSSWVLVGLVFVIVLYGERRRLRSIGLRFPTRGEAAVGLGAGFAGVVLGLITTGVAVVTLQLEQPETLSVLGQLSVPVQLAIVGTAVVTEEILWRGYPIERLTEVTGTVWIGAAVSGVIFLAVHVPAWGLVGAIPQTVFTLVLVAVYVWSRNVVACMLTHGVINGLMILVLPAVL; this is translated from the coding sequence ATGTCCTCGTCGACTCGTGATGACCGAGCGGGCTCGCGTCGGGACAGCGTCGCCGTCGTCGTGGGGCTGCTCGTCTCCCTGTTCGGGGCGCCGTTGCTCGGACTGCTCGACCTGCCACGGTGGGCCGACGCGACGGCGACGCGGTCGTTTCTGGCGAACTCGCTGTCGAGCTGGGTCCTGGTCGGTCTGGTCTTCGTGATCGTCCTGTACGGCGAGAGGCGTCGATTGCGTTCGATCGGGCTCCGGTTCCCGACACGCGGGGAGGCAGCCGTCGGACTCGGCGCTGGCTTCGCCGGTGTCGTCCTCGGGCTGATCACGACCGGCGTCGCTGTCGTGACGTTACAGCTGGAGCAACCGGAGACGCTGTCGGTCCTCGGCCAGCTCTCGGTCCCGGTGCAGCTAGCCATCGTCGGGACGGCCGTCGTCACAGAGGAGATCCTCTGGCGTGGCTACCCTATCGAACGCCTGACCGAGGTGACCGGTACGGTCTGGATCGGCGCCGCTGTCAGCGGAGTAATCTTCCTCGCCGTCCACGTCCCCGCCTGGGGCCTCGTCGGGGCGATTCCGCAGACGGTTTTCACACTCGTCCTCGTGGCCGTGTACGTCTGGTCACGGAACGTCGTGGCGTGTATGCTCACCCACGGCGTCATCAACGGCCTCATGATTCTCGTGTTACCCGCGGTCCTCTGA
- a CDS encoding ABC transporter substrate-binding protein, producing MTENEPDRTGPTRREYVKYGGAIVGGGLLAGCTGTSGSESTPTGEQVTDTTTPTTTGTDDDSYSVTMDPVGAVEFDSVPQSVAPFTADYIDMLVALGEADAAESIWYRGRYKTLHYDQLDGVSIDLDGLTQLWNDGISKELFYEIDADLHLIDPHALTDWFQAWDRTDLGEIRDNVAPFLGNVIFRRTDSWHDYRYYSLYEAFEKVAAVFQAQARFEAINAIHEDLVATVQSRLPAPDDRPDAALVFGGQEPEEFTPYRLAGNGANKEHFHTLGLSDAFAGTDIDGLSTSDTGTIDYEALLEVDPDSLLVRYHKQGLTRAEFEDAVVSHLRDHELGSQLTAVENDRVFRGGPIYSGPLHNLFMIERYAKGYFPERFSEAELFDRDHLARVITDGVEG from the coding sequence ATGACAGAGAATGAACCCGACCGAACGGGTCCGACGCGGCGAGAGTACGTCAAATACGGCGGCGCAATCGTCGGCGGCGGCTTGCTGGCCGGCTGTACCGGTACCAGCGGCTCCGAGTCGACGCCCACCGGAGAGCAGGTGACCGACACCACTACCCCGACGACGACCGGCACCGACGACGACAGCTACTCGGTGACGATGGACCCCGTCGGGGCCGTCGAGTTCGATAGCGTCCCCCAGTCTGTCGCACCCTTCACCGCAGACTACATCGACATGCTGGTCGCACTGGGGGAGGCCGACGCCGCCGAATCGATCTGGTATCGCGGCCGGTACAAGACGCTGCACTACGATCAACTGGACGGCGTCTCGATCGATCTCGACGGGCTCACGCAGTTGTGGAACGACGGGATTTCGAAGGAGCTGTTCTACGAGATCGACGCGGACCTGCATCTGATCGACCCCCACGCGCTGACCGACTGGTTCCAGGCCTGGGACCGGACGGATCTCGGCGAGATCAGGGACAACGTCGCCCCGTTCCTGGGGAACGTCATCTTCCGCCGGACGGACTCCTGGCACGACTATCGGTACTACTCACTGTACGAAGCCTTCGAGAAGGTCGCGGCCGTCTTTCAAGCGCAGGCACGTTTCGAGGCGATCAACGCGATCCACGAGGACCTCGTGGCGACGGTCCAGTCCCGGCTGCCCGCACCGGACGACCGCCCCGACGCGGCGCTGGTGTTCGGCGGGCAGGAACCGGAGGAGTTCACGCCATACCGGCTCGCGGGCAACGGCGCCAACAAGGAACACTTCCACACGCTGGGACTCTCCGACGCCTTCGCCGGGACGGACATCGACGGGCTGTCGACCAGCGATACGGGGACCATCGACTACGAGGCGCTCCTGGAAGTCGATCCGGATTCACTGCTTGTGCGGTACCACAAGCAGGGGCTGACCCGCGCGGAGTTCGAGGACGCCGTCGTCTCGCACCTGCGCGACCACGAACTCGGGAGCCAGTTGACGGCCGTCGAGAACGACCGCGTGTTCCGTGGCGGCCCGATCTACAGCGGTCCACTGCACAACCTGTTCATGATCGAGCGCTACGCGAAGGGGTACTTCCCGGAACGGTTCAGCGAAGCCGAACTGTTCGACCGGGACCATCTCGCGCGGGTCATCACCGACGGGGTCGAAGGATAA
- a CDS encoding ABC transporter ATP-binding protein: protein MPPRQQRTNRVEPTDATATASGDSATDGRVDGEELVLSYPGSDSPVIDGESVTATPGAVTALVGPNGSGKSTLLKGLADQLSPDAGTVRIDGQALQSFDKKEFARTLGLLSQESTSPDSITVEELVYHGRYPHRGFFEGTTEADQRAVERAIDLAGCGHLRDREVGQLSGGQKQLAWIAMVLAQDTDVLLLDEPTTFLDLHHQLEVMEIIETLREESEITVVVVLHDIEQAARLADEMVALGDGEIQARGTPAEVVTEDLLAEVFEIEAEVEQTPRGPRIEPLRARHDDESDH, encoded by the coding sequence ATGCCACCGAGACAACAACGAACGAACCGGGTAGAACCGACCGACGCGACGGCGACAGCCAGTGGCGACAGTGCCACTGATGGGAGAGTCGACGGGGAGGAGCTCGTCCTCTCGTACCCGGGCAGCGACAGCCCGGTGATCGACGGCGAGTCGGTCACGGCCACGCCCGGCGCGGTGACGGCGCTGGTCGGCCCGAACGGCTCGGGGAAGAGTACGCTGTTGAAGGGGCTGGCCGACCAGCTGTCGCCCGACGCTGGAACCGTCCGAATCGACGGCCAGGCGCTCCAGTCGTTCGACAAGAAGGAGTTCGCACGGACGCTGGGGCTGCTCTCCCAGGAGAGCACTTCGCCCGACAGCATCACCGTCGAGGAACTGGTGTATCACGGTCGCTATCCACACCGTGGGTTCTTCGAGGGCACCACCGAGGCCGACCAGCGCGCGGTCGAACGGGCGATCGACCTCGCCGGCTGCGGCCACCTGCGTGATCGGGAGGTCGGGCAGTTGAGCGGCGGCCAGAAACAGCTCGCCTGGATCGCGATGGTACTGGCTCAGGACACCGACGTGCTGCTACTGGACGAGCCGACGACGTTTCTGGACCTCCATCACCAACTTGAGGTCATGGAGATCATCGAGACGCTGCGCGAGGAGAGCGAGATTACGGTGGTGGTCGTCCTGCACGACATCGAGCAGGCGGCCCGGCTCGCCGACGAGATGGTCGCGCTCGGCGACGGCGAGATCCAAGCCCGCGGGACACCGGCGGAAGTCGTCACCGAGGACCTGCTCGCGGAGGTGTTCGAGATCGAGGCCGAAGTCGAGCAGACACCGCGCGGCCCACGGATCGAACCGCTCCGAGCGCGCCACGACGACGAGTCCGACCACTGA
- a CDS encoding FecCD family ABC transporter permease → MATEAASGPDASGRREQLSGWFDGSLIGLCLGSLAVVVAGGLVQVSFGAFSMTVLDAWQAVFNPNVLFDADAWAAFLLGSEVPEMSRRSLVVWNIRLPRVFVGVLVGMNLAVSGAIFQAVTRNELASPYILGVSSGAGLSILLTLVVFSGLSAFLPLIASAGGAVAFLVVYAIAWKNGTSPVRLVLAGVIVGTVFGSLQTAVFFFADDIGVVQSAIAWTTGSLTGTGWEQVRMALPWSAVAMLLALVSARQLNLLLLGESTAESLGMSVERVRFALSGVAVLAAAASIAVAGIVGFVGLIVPHVVRNIVGSDYRKLVVGCVFVGPALLVGADVGARLALNPVQIPVGIVTGLVGGPYFLYLMRKQQRMGEI, encoded by the coding sequence ATGGCGACGGAAGCGGCGTCCGGTCCGGACGCGAGCGGCCGGCGCGAACAGCTGTCGGGCTGGTTCGACGGCTCCCTGATCGGCCTCTGTCTGGGCAGCCTCGCCGTCGTCGTCGCCGGCGGGCTCGTTCAGGTGAGCTTCGGCGCGTTCTCGATGACGGTTCTCGACGCCTGGCAGGCCGTCTTCAACCCGAACGTGCTCTTCGACGCGGACGCCTGGGCGGCGTTCCTGCTGGGCAGCGAAGTGCCGGAGATGAGCAGGCGGAGCCTGGTCGTCTGGAACATCCGGCTCCCCCGCGTGTTCGTCGGCGTACTGGTCGGGATGAACCTCGCGGTCTCGGGGGCGATATTCCAGGCGGTCACCCGGAACGAACTCGCGAGCCCGTACATCCTCGGCGTCTCCTCGGGTGCTGGGCTGTCGATCCTGCTGACGCTCGTGGTCTTCTCCGGGTTGAGCGCGTTCCTGCCGCTGATCGCCTCGGCCGGTGGCGCCGTCGCCTTCCTCGTCGTCTACGCGATCGCCTGGAAGAACGGGACCAGTCCGGTCCGACTGGTGCTCGCCGGCGTGATCGTCGGGACCGTCTTCGGGAGCCTCCAGACGGCCGTTTTCTTCTTCGCCGACGACATCGGCGTCGTCCAGTCGGCCATCGCCTGGACGACCGGATCACTGACGGGGACCGGCTGGGAGCAAGTGCGGATGGCGCTTCCCTGGAGCGCCGTAGCCATGCTGCTGGCGCTGGTCAGTGCCCGTCAGTTGAACCTGCTGTTGCTCGGGGAGAGCACGGCCGAATCGCTCGGCATGAGCGTCGAGCGGGTGCGGTTTGCCCTCTCTGGGGTCGCCGTTCTGGCGGCCGCGGCCAGCATCGCCGTGGCGGGGATCGTCGGCTTCGTCGGTCTCATCGTCCCGCACGTGGTCCGCAACATCGTCGGCAGCGACTACCGGAAACTCGTCGTCGGCTGTGTGTTCGTCGGACCGGCGCTGCTGGTCGGCGCCGACGTGGGCGCACGGCTGGCGCTGAACCCCGTCCAGATTCCCGTCGGGATCGTGACTGGGCTGGTCGGCGGCCCGTACTTCCTCTATCTGATGCGCAAGCAACAACGGATGGGTGAGATCTGA
- a CDS encoding ABC transporter substrate-binding protein, producing the protein MEREPDGSTTPTRREYVKYGGALIGGGLVAGCSSGSGSPDGSASTDDETAAATASAASTEQGYAVTMSPVGTVEFGSVPTDVAVYSLLYADAAVAYGHSGAVNSLGFDAETGGNTLDAYYERLDGVSFDSTELTQLNAGSGDVQVDKELLYELDSDLHLLDPALLDSFDGWDRSDIEDITDGVAPFFGNTFSRTHGAPPEGWRGSYEYYTLWEIVEKVAEVFRATDRYERLAAVREELVGEIQSSLPPESERPTVASGIFVEGSFYPSKLNSPGFGNAHTRPLGATDAFAGTDAGFGTTYDYETLLEVDPDVFLHQYGIAAYYDVADIRETVAADPVGGDLTAVTTDRFYPSGTPVQGPLMNLFQLEMTAKQLYPDRFGEWPGYTQGEPYPEIPEAERLFDRQRVADIVAGAF; encoded by the coding sequence ATGGAACGAGAGCCGGACGGATCGACCACTCCGACGCGCAGAGAGTACGTGAAATACGGCGGTGCACTCATCGGTGGGGGCCTGGTGGCGGGCTGTTCGAGTGGCAGTGGCTCGCCGGACGGCTCAGCGTCGACCGACGACGAGACGGCGGCTGCGACGGCGTCGGCCGCGTCGACGGAACAGGGCTACGCCGTAACGATGTCGCCGGTCGGGACCGTCGAGTTCGGATCGGTCCCCACGGACGTAGCGGTGTACAGTCTCCTCTACGCCGACGCAGCGGTCGCATACGGGCACAGCGGGGCCGTGAACTCGCTGGGGTTCGACGCCGAGACCGGGGGAAACACCCTCGATGCGTACTACGAGCGGCTCGACGGCGTCTCGTTCGACTCGACTGAACTGACCCAGCTCAACGCCGGTTCGGGGGACGTTCAGGTCGACAAGGAACTGCTGTACGAACTCGACTCCGACCTGCATCTGCTGGACCCGGCGCTGCTCGACTCCTTCGACGGGTGGGACCGATCGGACATCGAGGACATCACCGACGGCGTCGCGCCGTTCTTCGGAAACACGTTCAGCCGAACGCACGGCGCCCCGCCGGAGGGCTGGCGCGGGTCTTACGAGTACTACACGCTCTGGGAGATCGTGGAGAAGGTGGCCGAAGTGTTTCGCGCGACGGACCGCTACGAGCGACTCGCCGCCGTCCGGGAAGAGCTAGTGGGCGAGATCCAGTCGTCGCTCCCGCCCGAGTCCGAGCGACCGACGGTCGCCTCGGGTATCTTCGTCGAGGGGAGCTTCTACCCGTCGAAACTCAACTCGCCGGGCTTCGGGAACGCACACACCCGGCCGCTGGGGGCGACCGACGCTTTCGCGGGGACCGACGCGGGCTTCGGGACGACCTACGACTACGAGACCCTGCTCGAGGTCGATCCCGACGTGTTCCTCCATCAGTACGGCATCGCCGCCTACTACGACGTGGCCGACATCCGCGAGACGGTCGCGGCCGACCCCGTCGGCGGCGACCTGACCGCGGTCACGACCGACCGGTTCTATCCATCGGGGACGCCAGTCCAGGGACCGCTGATGAACCTCTTCCAGCTCGAGATGACCGCCAAGCAACTGTACCCCGACCGGTTCGGCGAGTGGCCGGGCTACACCCAGGGAGAGCCGTATCCGGAGATTCCGGAGGCCGAGCGGCTGTTCGACCGCCAGCGGGTCGCCGACATCGTCGCCGGGGCGTTCTAG
- a CDS encoding glycosyltransferase family 4 protein — protein MARVAVLHNTLDFNGGADAVCLHVCEALQAAHDVTLFTISETSLSALNELFGTDAAVTVETLPGTGPLARLLARVDDWRGPQLAFRSVLLDRWFRRRAAAFDLAVSTANEFALPVPSVQYVHFPQFNGHVAGPDGVHGGGVADRVWTRMAGLDDRRLPADATLLANSTYTADHVVARYGRGASVVHPPVDPIPGEPWADRERGVVTVGRIAPDNRTLDAIRAVDGVRERGYDLHLHLVGSAAEAYRSYVDRVEAAVAAREHVTLERSVPRTRLEALLGSHRYGLNPKRGEHFGMALAEYVAAGMVPFAHDSGGQRDVVDGAEDRLFGTVTEATERLVAAIEADARPRLPPDRFAVDRFHERIRTAVDDRLAGR, from the coding sequence ATGGCACGGGTGGCGGTCCTGCACAACACGCTCGACTTCAACGGCGGCGCGGACGCCGTCTGCCTCCACGTCTGTGAGGCGCTCCAGGCCGCTCACGACGTGACGCTGTTCACGATCTCGGAAACGTCGCTGTCGGCGTTGAACGAGCTGTTCGGGACCGACGCGGCCGTAACCGTCGAGACGCTGCCCGGCACCGGTCCGCTGGCACGGCTCCTCGCGCGGGTGGACGACTGGCGCGGCCCCCAACTGGCGTTCCGGAGCGTCCTGCTCGATCGGTGGTTCCGCCGGCGGGCCGCAGCGTTCGACCTCGCGGTCAGCACCGCAAACGAGTTCGCGCTCCCCGTCCCGTCGGTGCAGTACGTCCACTTCCCCCAGTTCAACGGTCACGTGGCCGGCCCCGACGGCGTCCACGGCGGCGGGGTGGCCGATCGGGTCTGGACACGGATGGCAGGCCTCGACGACCGGCGGCTCCCGGCGGACGCGACGCTGCTCGCGAACTCGACGTACACGGCAGACCACGTCGTCGCCAGGTACGGCCGCGGCGCGAGCGTCGTCCATCCACCGGTCGATCCGATCCCCGGCGAGCCCTGGGCCGACCGCGAGCGTGGCGTGGTGACCGTCGGCCGCATCGCGCCGGACAACCGCACGCTAGACGCGATCCGGGCCGTCGACGGCGTCAGGGAACGCGGGTACGACCTCCACCTCCACCTGGTCGGGTCGGCCGCCGAAGCCTACCGGTCATACGTCGACCGCGTCGAGGCCGCCGTCGCGGCCCGCGAGCACGTCACCCTGGAGCGATCCGTCCCGCGGACTCGACTGGAGGCGCTGCTGGGGAGCCACCGCTACGGGCTGAACCCGAAGCGCGGCGAACACTTCGGGATGGCGCTGGCGGAGTACGTCGCGGCGGGTATGGTACCGTTCGCCCACGACTCGGGCGGGCAACGCGACGTGGTCGACGGCGCCGAGGACCGCCTGTTCGGGACCGTCACAGAGGCCACAGAGCGACTCGTCGCGGCGATCGAAGCGGACGCCCGACCCCGGCTTCCCCCGGATCGGTTCGCCGTGGACCGGTTCCACGAGCGAATCCGCACCGCAGTCGACGACCGCCTGGCCGGTCGCTGA
- a CDS encoding Gfo/Idh/MocA family oxidoreductase — protein MLADGRAGRVRVADATAHVGRVTEWHDRPASFLAVGPLYDGAVYPLTLLVAWFGPFETIVSADTSRPWPDRERQRPDAPTHVEAVLEHRDGPRVQLTASLYAPHRAREFYGLELHGDDGSLYVDDTGAQADGDDRVQFGRVGREYTPVPPTTPAPSGTYADGPADLAGSIRRGEADRSTARRGAHVVAVCEAIERVAETGDAVHLDGGGVDRDRPAPPTFRLSDTPTGRASLRLPPVGALVRDRTAADPAALLDSGSRLLVVEPSGAAAAGSALTAPGTADWDSLHLAGLVPAQRAVDRSIDRLTTALGDPLDSVLVRKPTADRLAAATRLCDDGRVRAVGPVLASPSDTADDESLVGVTEPPDSTALSAHHRSGTRVMAVLDDPTDLVDDRARALADRLDCAPLRAAVAQAVERGVVPVVGTDFETALAGAGTTLLAGDERAREATSE, from the coding sequence TTGCTCGCGGACGGTCGGGCGGGTCGGGTCCGGGTCGCCGACGCGACGGCGCACGTCGGCCGCGTCACCGAGTGGCACGACCGGCCAGCGTCGTTTCTCGCGGTCGGTCCGCTGTACGACGGCGCGGTCTACCCGCTGACCCTGTTGGTCGCCTGGTTCGGCCCGTTCGAGACAATCGTCAGTGCCGACACGTCCCGGCCATGGCCCGACCGCGAGCGGCAGCGACCGGACGCGCCGACCCACGTCGAGGCCGTCCTCGAACACCGCGACGGGCCGCGGGTCCAGTTGACGGCGAGCCTCTACGCGCCACACCGGGCGCGGGAGTTCTACGGCCTCGAACTCCACGGCGACGACGGCTCGCTGTACGTCGACGACACCGGCGCGCAGGCCGACGGCGACGACCGGGTCCAGTTCGGTCGCGTCGGCCGGGAGTACACACCCGTCCCGCCGACGACCCCGGCGCCGTCCGGCACGTACGCCGACGGTCCGGCCGACCTCGCCGGCTCGATCCGCCGCGGCGAGGCCGACCGGAGTACCGCCCGGCGCGGCGCCCACGTCGTCGCCGTCTGTGAGGCCATCGAGCGCGTCGCCGAGACGGGGGACGCGGTCCACCTCGACGGCGGTGGCGTCGACCGCGACCGGCCGGCGCCACCCACGTTTCGGCTCTCAGACACGCCGACCGGGCGGGCCAGCCTCCGACTGCCGCCCGTCGGCGCACTCGTCCGCGACCGGACGGCGGCCGACCCCGCCGCGCTACTGGACAGCGGCTCTCGACTGCTCGTCGTCGAGCCGTCGGGTGCGGCGGCCGCCGGGTCGGCACTGACCGCGCCCGGGACGGCCGACTGGGACTCGCTCCATCTCGCCGGCCTCGTCCCCGCCCAGCGAGCGGTCGACCGCAGTATCGACCGCCTCACCACTGCGCTCGGCGACCCGCTCGACTCCGTGCTGGTCCGGAAGCCGACGGCCGACCGGCTGGCAGCCGCGACGAGGCTGTGTGACGACGGACGGGTCCGTGCCGTCGGCCCCGTCCTGGCGTCGCCGTCCGACACCGCCGACGACGAATCCCTCGTGGGAGTGACCGAGCCGCCGGATTCGACGGCGCTGTCGGCCCACCACCGATCCGGGACCCGGGTCATGGCGGTGCTCGACGACCCGACCGACCTCGTCGACGACCGCGCCCGTGCGCTTGCGGATCGGCTCGACTGCGCACCGCTGCGAGCGGCGGTCGCCCAGGCGGTCGAGCGGGGCGTCGTCCCGGTCGTCGGGACCGACTTCGAGACGGCGCTCGCCGGTGCTGGGACGACGCTGCTGGCCGGCGACGAGCGGGCGAGGGAGGCGACATCGGAATGA
- a CDS encoding CDP-alcohol phosphatidyltransferase family protein — MSHDGGTAIGERRRAIEGLALGAVALAAVGSGYRWVAGATMPETARLWLGPTAVVVAFLAAFLWRHRDETRTADGMAMESFGVANAVTVARGVLIGGVAGFLLLDPRGPYVWLPAVGYGVAVVLDSVDGAVARSLGTESRLGARLDMAVDTTGFLVAPLVAVAWGWLPVWYLSLSAARYCYRAGCRLYRARGGTVGSLPPSRLRRPLSGLQMGFLTLALVPVVPTGVVAAAAPFVLVPSLAVFARDFLAVTVLATEE, encoded by the coding sequence ATGAGTCACGACGGCGGAACTGCGATCGGCGAACGGCGGCGGGCTATCGAGGGGCTCGCACTCGGCGCCGTCGCGCTGGCCGCCGTCGGATCGGGTTACCGGTGGGTCGCCGGCGCGACGATGCCCGAGACGGCGCGGCTGTGGCTCGGGCCGACGGCCGTCGTCGTCGCCTTCCTCGCCGCCTTCCTCTGGCGCCACCGCGACGAAACACGGACCGCCGACGGGATGGCGATGGAGTCGTTCGGAGTCGCAAACGCCGTCACCGTCGCTCGCGGCGTCCTGATCGGCGGTGTCGCCGGCTTCCTCCTCCTCGACCCGCGAGGGCCGTACGTCTGGCTCCCTGCGGTCGGGTACGGCGTCGCGGTCGTCCTCGACAGCGTGGACGGGGCGGTCGCACGCTCGCTGGGCACCGAGTCGCGCCTGGGCGCCCGACTCGACATGGCGGTCGACACCACCGGCTTCCTCGTGGCCCCGCTCGTCGCCGTCGCCTGGGGCTGGCTGCCGGTCTGGTACCTCTCGCTGTCGGCCGCCCGGTACTGCTACCGCGCGGGCTGTCGGCTGTATCGCGCTCGCGGCGGGACGGTCGGCTCGCTCCCGCCGAGCCGGCTCCGCCGGCCGCTGTCGGGGCTCCAGATGGGCTTTCTCACACTCGCGCTCGTCCCCGTCGTCCCGACCGGGGTCGTCGCCGCCGCCGCGCCGTTCGTCCTCGTCCCGTCCCTGGCCGTGTTCGCCCGGGACTTCCTCGCGGTCACCGTCCTGGCAACCGAAGAATGA